The genomic stretch ATCTCAGGGGCGAGGCTCCGCAGGGCGCAGCAGTATGCAGCAGCCACGAGACCCTATACCGAGGAGCTCCGCAGGATCATCTGCCGGATAGCCTCTTCGGGAGCCTGCAGCGACCCGGTGCTCGAGCCGAGGGAGACCAGGCACAGGGCGCTCGTCGTGATGTCCTCCGACAAGGGCCTGTGTGGAGGGTTCAACTCCTCGGTCACGGACAAGGCCCTCGAGGTCGCCGGGCTGGAACCGGGAGACGACCGCGTCATTACCATCGGGAAGCGCTGCCGGGACCGATTCCCCCAGGCCGACCCGGAGGTTTCGGGCGAGATGGGTGGCAGGCCTGACCAGAGGAAGGCGGCGAAGCTCACCATCAAGGTCATGGGCATGTTCAGAGCGGGCGAGGTCGACCAGGTGGACATCGTCTACAATTCGTACCGCGGGGGCCGGCCGTCGGATCCCGTGGTGGAGACGATACTCCCTGTCATCCGGCCCGAATCGGTTCCGGGATGCGGCGAAGAAGGCGAAACCATCTTCGATCCGTCGGCCGAGGAGGTCCTGGCCGACGCCTTCCCCAGGTATGTGACCTCCATGATCCTGTCCGCCATGGCGGAATCCCTGGCCAGCGAGCATTCGGCCAGGCTCGCCTCGATGGCGGCGGCGGGAAGCAATGCTGACGAGATGATCGAACGGCTCAAGCTCCAGAGGAACAAGCTGCGCCAGTCCTCCATCACCCGGGAGATAACCGAGCTGGTAGGCGGGGCGGGAGCCCCCCAGTGACGGGTGCAGGCTCAGGACCCGGGGAGGGTCGCCTCATGAGAGATGAAGATCCGAACTATGGAAGGATCCTGAGGGTCATCGGGCCGACTCTGGATGTAGAGTTCCCGTCAGACCGCCTCCCGGCGATCCTGAACGCCATCAGGATAGAGAACGATGAGACGGGCCGGGGCATCACCGCCGAGGCGGCTCTGCACATCGGCGACAACGTGATCCGCTGCATCGCCATGGGGCCTACCGACGGGCTGGTGCGGGGCATGAGGGTGCTGGACACAGGGAAGCCGATCTCCATCCCGGTCGGCGACCAGGTTCTCGGGAGGGTCCTCAACCTCCTGGGTGAGCCGATCGACGAGATGGGCCCGCTGCCCGAGCCCGGAAGGACGATGGACATCCACAGGCTCCCGCCGGGTCTCACGGATCAGTCGACGACGTCGGAGATCATAGAGACCGGGATCAAGGTCATCGACCTCCTGCAGCCGTTCCCGAAGGGGGGCAAGATCGGCCTGTTCGGCGGGGCAGGCGTCGGCAAGACCGTCATGATCATGGAGCTGATCCGCAATGTCGCGCTGACGCACGGGGGATGCTCCGTCTTCGCCGGTGTGGGAGAGAGGACGCGAGAGGGAAACGATCTCTGGCTCGAGATGAAGCAGTCCGGCGTTCTCGAACGCACGGCCCTGATCTACGGCCAGATGAACGAACCTCCGGGAGCCAGGCTCCGTGTAGCCCTCTCGGGCGTTACCATCGCGGAGCAGTTCAGGGACGAGCAGGGCCTGGACGTCCTTTTCTTCATAGACAACATCTTCCGATTCACGCAGGCGGGCTCGGAGGTTTCCGCGCTTCTGGGCAGGATGCCGAGCGCCGTGGGCTACCAGCCGACCCTTGCGACGGAGATGGGCGAGCTGCAGGAGCGGATCTGCTCGACGAGACGAGGTTCCATAACCTCGGTGCAGGCCGTGTACGTCCCGGCGGACGACCTCACCGATCCGGCCCCGGCCACCGCGTTCGCCCACCTCGATGCGATTACGGTCCTCTCGCGCCAGATCGTCGAGCAGGGCATCTACCCGGCGGTCGACCCTCTGGAATCCTCCTCAAGGATGCTCGACCCCGGGGTAGTGGGCGAATCGCACTACGCCACAGCCCGCAACGTCCAGAAAATACTGCAGCGCAACAAGGAGCTCCAGGACATCATCGCCATACTCGGGATGGAGGAGCTCACCGCGGAGGACCGGACTACCGTCCTTAGGGCCAGGAAGATACAACGCTTCCTGAGCCAGCCCTTCAGCGCGGCGGAGTCCTTCACGGGGAGGCCAGGCAGGTACGTGGCTCTGGAAGAGACGATAAGGGGCTTCAGGC from Candidatus Fermentibacter sp. encodes the following:
- the atpG gene encoding ATP synthase F1 subunit gamma, with amino-acid sequence MDSLPDLRRRIRSVQSTRKVIRAMEMISGARLRRAQQYAAATRPYTEELRRIICRIASSGACSDPVLEPRETRHRALVVMSSDKGLCGGFNSSVTDKALEVAGLEPGDDRVITIGKRCRDRFPQADPEVSGEMGGRPDQRKAAKLTIKVMGMFRAGEVDQVDIVYNSYRGGRPSDPVVETILPVIRPESVPGCGEEGETIFDPSAEEVLADAFPRYVTSMILSAMAESLASEHSARLASMAAAGSNADEMIERLKLQRNKLRQSSITREITELVGGAGAPQ
- the atpD gene encoding F0F1 ATP synthase subunit beta: MRDEDPNYGRILRVIGPTLDVEFPSDRLPAILNAIRIENDETGRGITAEAALHIGDNVIRCIAMGPTDGLVRGMRVLDTGKPISIPVGDQVLGRVLNLLGEPIDEMGPLPEPGRTMDIHRLPPGLTDQSTTSEIIETGIKVIDLLQPFPKGGKIGLFGGAGVGKTVMIMELIRNVALTHGGCSVFAGVGERTREGNDLWLEMKQSGVLERTALIYGQMNEPPGARLRVALSGVTIAEQFRDEQGLDVLFFIDNIFRFTQAGSEVSALLGRMPSAVGYQPTLATEMGELQERICSTRRGSITSVQAVYVPADDLTDPAPATAFAHLDAITVLSRQIVEQGIYPAVDPLESSSRMLDPGVVGESHYATARNVQKILQRNKELQDIIAILGMEELTAEDRTTVLRARKIQRFLSQPFSAAESFTGRPGRYVALEETIRGFRQIIEGRLDDLPEQAFFMAGTIDEVVENAGRMRAAARKA